A window of Synchiropus splendidus isolate RoL2022-P1 chromosome 9, RoL_Sspl_1.0, whole genome shotgun sequence contains these coding sequences:
- the gbf1 gene encoding Golgi-specific brefeldin A-resistance guanine nucleotide exchange factor 1 isoform X3: protein MVDKSIYIVQGEISTVVGAIKRNSRWNTHTTLDEEQDPLLNSFGQLKDLLNNIKELADVEPNIFLRPFLEVVRSEDTTGPITGLALTSVNKFLSYGLIDANHEAAAEAIENMADAVTHARFVGTDPASDEVVLMKILQVLRTLLLTPVGAHLTNESVCEIMQSCFRICFEMRLSELLRKSAEHTLVDMVQLLFSRLPQFKEEAKSYVGANMKKLKMRAGGMSESSKWKKQKRSPRPPRHLVQNPPGQADPTQSGTLSNNMLSGGVPFIEPSSSTSSIPASDSAGSSISSPSATDSGLETGSKATSREDLSDLDQCGSTTPNSPSALPSTELASPDGPGGLQSVLEDKDSAYQSDATSVHDMDYVNPRGVRFTQSTQRDGTSLVPYGLPCLRELFRFLISLTNPHDRHNTDAMMHMGLQLLTVALESAHISNYQSLLGLVKDELCRHLFQLLSVDRMNLYASSIRVCFLLFESMRVNLKFQLEMYLKKLMDITTSENVKMPYEMKEMALEALVQLWRIPSFVTELYINYDCDFYCSNLFEDLTKLLSKNAFPVSGQLYTTHLLSLEALLTVIDSTESHCQAKVLNSTAVPEQSDTLAGTDSGNTGPETTSDPTMQVNGASLPQGDNQAVGPPTSGRLMAEKMRLGRQDQGDGEAAEKKPPKTPQRFSSCLPDSQELVEIRTKKKLLITGTEQFNQKPKKGIQFLQEKGLLSNPLDNNQVAQWLRENPRLDKKMIGEYISDRKNMELLDSFVNTFTFQGLRIDEALRLYLEAFRLPGEAPVIQRLLETFTDNWHKVNGSPFMTNDAGFALAYAVIMLNTDQHNHNVRKQNIPMTVEQFKKNLKGVNGNKDFDQDMLEDIYNAIKNEEIVMPDEQTGLVKENYVWSVLLHRGATPEGLFLHLPAGSYDHDLFTMTWGPTIAALSYVFDKSLDENILQKAITGFRKCAMIAAHYGFSDVFDNLIISLCKFTTLSSESVENLPSVFGSNSKAQTAAKTVFDLAHRHGNILREGWKNIMESMLQLFRAELLPKAMVEVEDFIEPNGKISLQREETPSNRGESAVLSFVNWLTLSGAEQSGLRGPSMENQEAKQAAVLCIKQCDPEKLVTESKFLQLESLQELMKALISVTPDEETYDEEDAAFCLEMLLRIVLENRDRVTCVWQTVRDHLCHLCVHANESCFLVERAVVGLLRLAIRLLRREDISSQVLLSLRLLLMMKPHVLSRVSREVAFGLHELLKTNAANIHSTEHWYTLFSLLECIGAGVKPPASFQISAGTSDTDTGAQSDSELPSNHPSEVTLDRGYTSDSEVYTDHSKSRIPRSATDVDVASGGWLVVSKDDPDTCVTPPLGSKAQLNHPLVNQYSLTLGLDLGQHDTKSLIKCVETLSFIVRDAAHVTPDNFELCVRAIRVFVEASLNGGYRNHDKKKSHKYDSSKSRMRKKAGGKEKEGAGGTRRGSSRASSQRLSRSHSDEEEDEGVPASYHTVSLQVSQDLLDLMHTLHTRAASIYSSWAEEQRHLDTAGKRIEADSQTLWTSCWCPLLQGIAWLCCDARRQVRMQALTYLQRALLVHDLQTLDATEWESCFNKVLFPLLTKLLDNISPADVGGMEETRMRACTLLSKVFLQHLSPLLSLPTFAALWLTILDFMDKYMHAGSSDLLLEAIPESLKNMLLVMDTAGIFHSADSRTGYSDLWEITWERIVCFLPNLREELFKQTVIADPVPSPPAEPVQPTPPGAHPASPQGSSVPAQQTPASPPAAAPPAEPRTPSRPASPQETPASSANGAGRSSPVPVTAPSIQAPSPLSQSPLLIQPLASPLQMGVPPMSLPIILNPALIEATSPVPLLPGPRPTSPSNEVK from the exons agctggctgatgttgagcCCAACATTTTCCTGAGGCCTTTCCTGGAAGTGGTGCGCTCTGAAGATACAACTGGACCTATCACAGGCCTCGCCCTTACCTCGGTCAACAAGTTCCTTTCGTACGGCCTTATAG ATGCAAatcatgaagcagcagctgaggccaTCGAGAACATGGCAGATGCTGTCACACATGCCAGATTTGTGGGAACAGATCCAGCGAGCGATGAAGTGGTGCTTATGAAAATTCTACAG GTCTTGAGGACTCTGCTGCTCACTCCTGTCGGAGCCCATCTGACCAACGAGTCTGTCTGTGAGATCATGCAGTCCTGCTTCCGAATCTGCTTTGAGATGCGTCTGAGTG AGCTCCTCAGGAAATCAGCTGAGCACACACTGGTTGATATGGTGCAGCTACTGTTCTCCAG ACTTCCCCAATTCAAAGAAGAGGCCAAGAGTTACGTTGGTGCCAACATGAAGAAG CTGAAGATGCGGGCTGGCGGCATGAGTGAGTCCTCTAAATGGAAGAAACAGAAACGCTCCCCAAGACCACCCCGTCACCTGGTCCAGAATCCTCCTGGCCAAGCCGACCCCACCCAGTCTGGCACCCTGAGCAACAACATGTTGTCTG GTGGAGTCCCCTTCATCGAGCCCAGTTCCTCCACCTCTTCTATTCCAGCCTCGGACAGTGCTGGCTCCTCCATCTCCAGTCCTTCAGCCACGGACAGTGGCCTGGAGACAGGTTCTAAAGCTACCTCCAGAGAAGACCTGTCTGACCTGGACCAGTGTGGCTCAACCACGCCAAACAGTCCCTCTGCCCTCCCAAGTACAGAGCTTGCATCTCCAGATGGACCTGGAGGCCTGCAG TCGGTGCTTGAGGATAAAGACTCTGCGTATCAGTCCGACGCCACCTCAGTTCATGATATGGACTATGTAAACCCCAGAGGCGTCCGCTTCACGCAGTCCACACAGAGAGATG GAACATCGCTGGTCCCCTATGGCCTGCCTTGTCTGAGGGAGCTCTTCCGTTTCCTGATCTCATTGACTAACCCACATGACCGCCACAACACTGACGCCATGATGCACATGGGCCTGCAGTTACTGACAGTTGCACTGGAGTCTGCGCACATCTCTAACTACCAGTCTCTGCTTGGGCTGGTGAAGGACGAGCTCTGCAGACATCTATTCCAG TTGTTAAGTGTGGATCGGATGAACCTCTACGCCTCATCCATACGAGTGTGCTTCCTGCTGTTCGAAAGCATGAGAGTGAATCTGAAGTTCCAGTTAGAA ATGTACCTGAAGAAACTGATGGACATCACCACGTCTGAGAACGTCAAAATGCCGTACGAGATGAAGGAGATGGCTCTAGAGGCACTTGTCCAGCTGTGGCGCATCCCCAGTTTTGTCACTGAGCTCTACATCAACTACGACTGTGACTTCTACTGCTCCAACCTGTTTGAAGATCTCACCAAGCTGCTGTCAAAG AATGCCTTTCCTGTCTCCGGGCAGCTCTACACTACACACCTCCTGTCATTAGAAGCTCTGCTGACTGTGATCGACAGCACAGAGTCTCACTGCCAGGCCAAGGTCCTCAACAGCACTGCAGTCCCGGAGCAGTCGGACACTCTGGCGGGAACTGATTCTGGGAACACTGGACCTGAGACCACTTCTG ATCCCACTATGCAGGTCAATGGTGCGAGTTTGCCTCAGGGTGACAATCAAGCAGTGGGTCCACCCACCAGTGGACGTCTGATGGCAGAGAAGATGAGACTAGGACGTCAGGATCAAGGAGATGGTGAGGCAG CTGAGAAGAAACCTCCAAAAACACCTCAGCGCTTCTCCTCATGCTTGCCTGACTCCCAGGAGTTGGTAGAAATCCGAACAAAGAAGAAG cTGCTCATTACAGGGACAGAGCAGTTTAACCAGAAGCCTAAGAAGGGAATTCAGTTTCTCCAAGAAAAAGGGCTCCTCAGTAATCCTTTGGACAACAACCAGGTGGCCCAATGGCTCCGGGAAAACCCCAGACTGGACAAGAAGATGATTGGAGAATACATCAGCGATCGCAAGAACATGGAGCTTCTGGACAGCTTTGTCAA CACATTCACCTTCCAGGGTTTGCGTATCGACGAGGCGCTGAGGCTCTACCTGGAGGCCTTCAGGTTACCCGGAGAAGCCCCCGTAATCCAGAGGCTCTTGGAAACCTTCACTGACAACTGGCAT AAAGTCAATGGGTCCCCTTTCATGACCAATGATGCTGGCTTTGCTTTGGCCTACGCTGTTATAATGCTCAACACTGACCAGCACAACCACAACGTCCGCAAGCAAAACATCCCAATGACCGTGGAG CAATTCAAGAAAAACCTTAAGGGCGTGAATGGAAACAAAGACTTTGACCAGGACATGTTGGAGGATATCTACAACGCTATCAA GAATGAGGAGATTGTGATGCCCGATGAGCAGACAGGTTTGGTGAAGGAGAACTATGTTTGGAGCGTGCTGCTTCACCGCGGCGCCACACCAGAGGGCTTGTTCCTTCACCTGCCGGCGGGCAGCTACGACCACGACCTGTTCACCATGACCTGGGGTCCCACCATCGCTGCACTGTCGTACGTTTTCGACAAGAGTCTGGATGAAAACATCCTCCAAAAGGCCATCACCGGCTTCAG GAAATGTGCCATGATCGCAGCTCACTATGGCTTCAGTGACGTTTTTGACAATCTGATCATCTCTCTGTGCAAGTTCACCACTCTCAGCAGCGAG TCGGTGGAAAACCTCCCTTCGGTGTTCGGCAGCAACAGTAAGGCACAAACGGCTGCCAAGACCGTATTTGACCTCGCTCATCGCCACGGTAACATCCTGAGAGAAGGCTGGAAGAACATCATGGAGTCCATGCTGCAGCTGTTCAGAGCTGAACTGCTGCCCAAAGCCATGGTGGAG GTGGAGGATTTCATTGAACCGAACGGGAAGATTTCTCTTCAGCGAGAGGAAACTCCATCGAACCG TGGTGAGTCTGCAGTTTTGAGTTTTGTCAACTGGCTGACTTTGAGTGGAGCGGAGCAGTCCGGACTCCGAGGACCGTCAATGGAGAATCAGGAGGCCAAACAAGCTGCCGTGCTCTGCATAAAG CAGTGTGACCCGGAGAAGCTGGTCACAGAGAGCAAATTCCTGCAACTGGAGTCGCTGCAAGAactgatgaag GCCCTGATCTCAGTCACCCCGGATGAAGAGACGTACGATGAGGAGGATGCTGCCTTCTGCTTGGAGATGTTGCTCCGCATTGTTCTGGAGAACAG AGACCGTGTGACGTGTGTGTGGCAAACTGTGCGTGACCATCTCTGCCACCTTTGTGTCCACGCAAACGAGAGCTGCTTCCTGGTGGAGAGAGCTGTGGTGGGGCTGCTGCGGCTGGCCATTCGTCTGCTACGGAGGGAGGACATCAGCTCCCAG gTGTTGCTGTCTCTGCGTCTACTGCTGATGATGAAGCCTCATGTCCTGTCCCGGGTCAGTAGAGAGGTGGCCTTTGGCCTTCATGAGCTGCTCAAGACCAACGCGGCCAACATCCACAGCACAGAGCACTGGTACACGCTCTTCTCCCTGCTGGAGTGCATCGGTGCTGGAGTGAAACCTCCCGCCTCCTTCCAGATCAGCGCTGGCACCAGCGACACCGACACAG GTGCTCAGTCTGACAGTGAGCTTCCGTCCAATCACCCGAGTGAAGTCACTCTGGACCGAGGCTACACATCAGACTCTGAGGTCTACACAGACCACAGCAAGTCCAGGATCCCTCGCTCCGCCACCGATGTGGATGTGGCCAGCGGCGGATGGTTGGTG GTCAGCAAAGATGACCCGGACACCTGCGTTACTCCTCCGCTGGGCTCAAAAGCCCAGCTGAATCACCCATTAGTGAACCAGTACAGTCTGACTCTGGGTCTGGACCTGGGCCAACATGACACCAAGTCTCTCATCAAGTGTGTGGAGACCTTGTCTTTCATTGTCCGGGACGCAGCCCACGTCACGCCAGACAACTTTGAGCTGTGTGTGCGAGCCATCCGGGTGTTTGTGGAGGCCAGCCTGAACGGAG gCTACCGCAACCACGACAAGAAGAAGAGCCACAAGTACGACTCGTCCAAGTCCCGCATGAGGAAAAAGGCTGGAGGGAAAGAGAAGGAGGGCGCAGGAGGCACTCGGCGAGGGAGCAGTCGAGCCTCCAGTCAGCGCTTGTCACGCTCCCATAGTGACGAAGAAGAGGACGAGGGTGTCCCGGCCAGCTACCACACTGTGTCTTTACAGGTTAGTCAGGAT ctgctggacctgATGCACACGCTCCACACCCGAGCTGCCAGCATCTACAGCTCATGGGCAGAGGAACAGCGCCACCTAGACACTGCAGGGAAGAGGATTGAGGCGGACTCACAGACTCTGTGGACCAGCTGTTGGTGTCCACTGCTGCAAG GCATCGCGTGGCTGTGCTGTGATGCCCGGCGTCAGGTCCGCATGCAGGCCCTCACCTACCTCCAGAGGGCGCTGCTGGTCCACGACCTGCAGACCCTCGACGCCACAGAGTGGGAGTCCTGCTTCAACAAG GTGCTGTTCCCCTTGCTGACCAAgctcctggacaacatcagccCTGCAGATGTTGGTGGCATGGAGGAGACCAGGATGAGAGCCTGTACACTCCTGTCCAAG GTTTTCCTCCAACACCTGTCCCCCTTGCTGTCCCTGCCCACCTTCGCCGCTCTGTGGCTCACCATCCTGGACTTCATGGACAAGTACATGCATGCTGGATCCAGCGACCTGCTG CTGGAGGCCATCCCAGAGTCCCTGAAGAACATGCTGCTGGTGATGGACACGGCCGGCATCTTCCACAGCGCCGACTCCAGGACGGGCTACTCGGACCTGTGGGAGATCACCTGGGAGCGAATCGTCTGCTTCCTGCCAAACCTCAGGGAGGAGCTGTTCAAGCAGACGGTGATAGCAG ATCCTGTGCCTAGCCCTCCAGCAGAGCCCGTGCAGCCCACGCCTCCAGGAGCTCACCCTGCCTCCCCTCAGGGGTCTTCAGTTCCAGCCCAACAGACCCCCGCGTCACCGCCCGCAGCCGCACCTCCAGCAGAACCGCGGACACCCAGCAGACCTGCGTCACCTCAGGAGACTCCAGCATCCAGTGCCAACG gagcagggCGCTCGTCCCCGGTGCCAGTGACGGCCCCTTCCATCCAGGCTCCCTCCCCTCTGAGCCAGTCTCCCCTCCTCATCCAGCCCCTGGCCTCACCCCTGCAGATGGGGGTCCCGCCCATGTCCCTGCCAATCATCCTGAACCCCGCCCTCATCGAGGCCACCTCCCCTGTCCCGCTGCTGCCCGGCCCACGGCCCACTAGCCCCTCCAACGAGGTGAAGTAG
- the gbf1 gene encoding Golgi-specific brefeldin A-resistance guanine nucleotide exchange factor 1 isoform X4: MVDKSIYIVQGEISTVVGAIKRNSRWNTHTTLDEEQDPLLNSFGQLKDLLNNIKELADVEPNIFLRPFLEVVRSEDTTGPITGLALTSVNKFLSYGLIDANHEAAAEAIENMADAVTHARFVGTDPASDEVVLMKILQVLRTLLLTPVGAHLTNESVCEIMQSCFRICFEMRLSELLRKSAEHTLVDMVQLLFSRLPQFKEEAKSYVGANMKKLKMRAGGMSESSKWKKQKRSPRPPRHLVQNPPGQADPTQSGTLSNNMLSGGVPFIEPSSSTSSIPASDSAGSSISSPSATDSGLETGSKATSREDLSDLDQCGSTTPNSPSALPSTELASPDGPGGLQSVLEDKDSAYQSDATSVHDMDYVNPRGVRFTQSTQRDGTSLVPYGLPCLRELFRFLISLTNPHDRHNTDAMMHMGLQLLTVALESAHISNYQSLLGLVKDELCRHLFQLLSVDRMNLYASSIRVCFLLFESMRVNLKFQLEMYLKKLMDITTSENVKMPYEMKEMALEALVQLWRIPSFVTELYINYDCDFYCSNLFEDLTKLLSKNAFPVSGQLYTTHLLSLEALLTVIDSTESHCQAKVLNSTAVPEQSDTLAGTDSGNTGPETTSDPTMQVNGASLPQGDNQAVGPPTSGRLMAEKMRLGRQDQGDGEAAEKKPPKTPQRFSSCLPDSQELVEIRTKKKLLITGTEQFNQKPKKGIQFLQEKGLLSNPLDNNQVAQWLRENPRLDKKMIGEYISDRKNMELLDSFVNTFTFQGLRIDEALRLYLEAFRLPGEAPVIQRLLETFTDNWHKVNGSPFMTNDAGFALAYAVIMLNTDQHNHNVRKQNIPMTVEQFKKNLKGVNGNKDFDQDMLEDIYNAIKNEEIVMPDEQTGLVKENYVWSVLLHRGATPEGLFLHLPAGSYDHDLFTMTWGPTIAALSYVFDKSLDENILQKAITGFRKCAMIAAHYGFSDVFDNLIISLCKFTTLSSESVENLPSVFGSNSKAQTAAKTVFDLAHRHGNILREGWKNIMESMLQLFRAELLPKAMVEVEDFIEPNGKISLQREETPSNRGESAVLSFVNWLTLSGAEQSGLRGPSMENQEAKQAAVLCIKQCDPEKLVTESKFLQLESLQELMKALISVTPDEETYDEEDAAFCLEMLLRIVLENRDRVTCVWQTVRDHLCHLCVHANESCFLVERAVVGLLRLAIRLLRREDISSQVLLSLRLLLMMKPHVLSRVSREVAFGLHELLKTNAANIHSTEHWYTLFSLLECIGAGVKPPASFQISAGTSDTDTGAQSDSELPSNHPSEVTLDRGYTSDSEVYTDHSKSRIPRSATDVDVASGGWLVVSKDDPDTCVTPPLGSKAQLNHPLVNQYSLTLGLDLGQHDTKSLIKCVETLSFIVRDAAHVTPDNFELCVRAIRVFVEASLNGGYRNHDKKKSHKYDSSKSRMRKKAGGKEKEGAGGTRRGSSRASSQRLSRSHSDEEEDEGVPASYHTVSLQLLDLMHTLHTRAASIYSSWAEEQRHLDTAGKRIEADSQTLWTSCWCPLLQGIAWLCCDARRQVRMQALTYLQRALLVHDLQTLDATEWESCFNKVLFPLLTKLLDNISPADVGGMEETRMRACTLLSKVFLQHLSPLLSLPTFAALWLTILDFMDKYMHAGSSDLLLEAIPESLKNMLLVMDTAGIFHSADSRTGYSDLWEITWERIVCFLPNLREELFKQTVIADPVPSPPAEPVQPTPPGAHPASPQGSSVPAQQTPASPPAAAPPAEPRTPSRPASPQETPASSANGAGRSSPVPVTAPSIQAPSPLSQSPLLIQPLASPLQMGVPPMSLPIILNPALIEATSPVPLLPGPRPTSPSNEVK, translated from the exons agctggctgatgttgagcCCAACATTTTCCTGAGGCCTTTCCTGGAAGTGGTGCGCTCTGAAGATACAACTGGACCTATCACAGGCCTCGCCCTTACCTCGGTCAACAAGTTCCTTTCGTACGGCCTTATAG ATGCAAatcatgaagcagcagctgaggccaTCGAGAACATGGCAGATGCTGTCACACATGCCAGATTTGTGGGAACAGATCCAGCGAGCGATGAAGTGGTGCTTATGAAAATTCTACAG GTCTTGAGGACTCTGCTGCTCACTCCTGTCGGAGCCCATCTGACCAACGAGTCTGTCTGTGAGATCATGCAGTCCTGCTTCCGAATCTGCTTTGAGATGCGTCTGAGTG AGCTCCTCAGGAAATCAGCTGAGCACACACTGGTTGATATGGTGCAGCTACTGTTCTCCAG ACTTCCCCAATTCAAAGAAGAGGCCAAGAGTTACGTTGGTGCCAACATGAAGAAG CTGAAGATGCGGGCTGGCGGCATGAGTGAGTCCTCTAAATGGAAGAAACAGAAACGCTCCCCAAGACCACCCCGTCACCTGGTCCAGAATCCTCCTGGCCAAGCCGACCCCACCCAGTCTGGCACCCTGAGCAACAACATGTTGTCTG GTGGAGTCCCCTTCATCGAGCCCAGTTCCTCCACCTCTTCTATTCCAGCCTCGGACAGTGCTGGCTCCTCCATCTCCAGTCCTTCAGCCACGGACAGTGGCCTGGAGACAGGTTCTAAAGCTACCTCCAGAGAAGACCTGTCTGACCTGGACCAGTGTGGCTCAACCACGCCAAACAGTCCCTCTGCCCTCCCAAGTACAGAGCTTGCATCTCCAGATGGACCTGGAGGCCTGCAG TCGGTGCTTGAGGATAAAGACTCTGCGTATCAGTCCGACGCCACCTCAGTTCATGATATGGACTATGTAAACCCCAGAGGCGTCCGCTTCACGCAGTCCACACAGAGAGATG GAACATCGCTGGTCCCCTATGGCCTGCCTTGTCTGAGGGAGCTCTTCCGTTTCCTGATCTCATTGACTAACCCACATGACCGCCACAACACTGACGCCATGATGCACATGGGCCTGCAGTTACTGACAGTTGCACTGGAGTCTGCGCACATCTCTAACTACCAGTCTCTGCTTGGGCTGGTGAAGGACGAGCTCTGCAGACATCTATTCCAG TTGTTAAGTGTGGATCGGATGAACCTCTACGCCTCATCCATACGAGTGTGCTTCCTGCTGTTCGAAAGCATGAGAGTGAATCTGAAGTTCCAGTTAGAA ATGTACCTGAAGAAACTGATGGACATCACCACGTCTGAGAACGTCAAAATGCCGTACGAGATGAAGGAGATGGCTCTAGAGGCACTTGTCCAGCTGTGGCGCATCCCCAGTTTTGTCACTGAGCTCTACATCAACTACGACTGTGACTTCTACTGCTCCAACCTGTTTGAAGATCTCACCAAGCTGCTGTCAAAG AATGCCTTTCCTGTCTCCGGGCAGCTCTACACTACACACCTCCTGTCATTAGAAGCTCTGCTGACTGTGATCGACAGCACAGAGTCTCACTGCCAGGCCAAGGTCCTCAACAGCACTGCAGTCCCGGAGCAGTCGGACACTCTGGCGGGAACTGATTCTGGGAACACTGGACCTGAGACCACTTCTG ATCCCACTATGCAGGTCAATGGTGCGAGTTTGCCTCAGGGTGACAATCAAGCAGTGGGTCCACCCACCAGTGGACGTCTGATGGCAGAGAAGATGAGACTAGGACGTCAGGATCAAGGAGATGGTGAGGCAG CTGAGAAGAAACCTCCAAAAACACCTCAGCGCTTCTCCTCATGCTTGCCTGACTCCCAGGAGTTGGTAGAAATCCGAACAAAGAAGAAG cTGCTCATTACAGGGACAGAGCAGTTTAACCAGAAGCCTAAGAAGGGAATTCAGTTTCTCCAAGAAAAAGGGCTCCTCAGTAATCCTTTGGACAACAACCAGGTGGCCCAATGGCTCCGGGAAAACCCCAGACTGGACAAGAAGATGATTGGAGAATACATCAGCGATCGCAAGAACATGGAGCTTCTGGACAGCTTTGTCAA CACATTCACCTTCCAGGGTTTGCGTATCGACGAGGCGCTGAGGCTCTACCTGGAGGCCTTCAGGTTACCCGGAGAAGCCCCCGTAATCCAGAGGCTCTTGGAAACCTTCACTGACAACTGGCAT AAAGTCAATGGGTCCCCTTTCATGACCAATGATGCTGGCTTTGCTTTGGCCTACGCTGTTATAATGCTCAACACTGACCAGCACAACCACAACGTCCGCAAGCAAAACATCCCAATGACCGTGGAG CAATTCAAGAAAAACCTTAAGGGCGTGAATGGAAACAAAGACTTTGACCAGGACATGTTGGAGGATATCTACAACGCTATCAA GAATGAGGAGATTGTGATGCCCGATGAGCAGACAGGTTTGGTGAAGGAGAACTATGTTTGGAGCGTGCTGCTTCACCGCGGCGCCACACCAGAGGGCTTGTTCCTTCACCTGCCGGCGGGCAGCTACGACCACGACCTGTTCACCATGACCTGGGGTCCCACCATCGCTGCACTGTCGTACGTTTTCGACAAGAGTCTGGATGAAAACATCCTCCAAAAGGCCATCACCGGCTTCAG GAAATGTGCCATGATCGCAGCTCACTATGGCTTCAGTGACGTTTTTGACAATCTGATCATCTCTCTGTGCAAGTTCACCACTCTCAGCAGCGAG TCGGTGGAAAACCTCCCTTCGGTGTTCGGCAGCAACAGTAAGGCACAAACGGCTGCCAAGACCGTATTTGACCTCGCTCATCGCCACGGTAACATCCTGAGAGAAGGCTGGAAGAACATCATGGAGTCCATGCTGCAGCTGTTCAGAGCTGAACTGCTGCCCAAAGCCATGGTGGAG GTGGAGGATTTCATTGAACCGAACGGGAAGATTTCTCTTCAGCGAGAGGAAACTCCATCGAACCG TGGTGAGTCTGCAGTTTTGAGTTTTGTCAACTGGCTGACTTTGAGTGGAGCGGAGCAGTCCGGACTCCGAGGACCGTCAATGGAGAATCAGGAGGCCAAACAAGCTGCCGTGCTCTGCATAAAG CAGTGTGACCCGGAGAAGCTGGTCACAGAGAGCAAATTCCTGCAACTGGAGTCGCTGCAAGAactgatgaag GCCCTGATCTCAGTCACCCCGGATGAAGAGACGTACGATGAGGAGGATGCTGCCTTCTGCTTGGAGATGTTGCTCCGCATTGTTCTGGAGAACAG AGACCGTGTGACGTGTGTGTGGCAAACTGTGCGTGACCATCTCTGCCACCTTTGTGTCCACGCAAACGAGAGCTGCTTCCTGGTGGAGAGAGCTGTGGTGGGGCTGCTGCGGCTGGCCATTCGTCTGCTACGGAGGGAGGACATCAGCTCCCAG gTGTTGCTGTCTCTGCGTCTACTGCTGATGATGAAGCCTCATGTCCTGTCCCGGGTCAGTAGAGAGGTGGCCTTTGGCCTTCATGAGCTGCTCAAGACCAACGCGGCCAACATCCACAGCACAGAGCACTGGTACACGCTCTTCTCCCTGCTGGAGTGCATCGGTGCTGGAGTGAAACCTCCCGCCTCCTTCCAGATCAGCGCTGGCACCAGCGACACCGACACAG GTGCTCAGTCTGACAGTGAGCTTCCGTCCAATCACCCGAGTGAAGTCACTCTGGACCGAGGCTACACATCAGACTCTGAGGTCTACACAGACCACAGCAAGTCCAGGATCCCTCGCTCCGCCACCGATGTGGATGTGGCCAGCGGCGGATGGTTGGTG GTCAGCAAAGATGACCCGGACACCTGCGTTACTCCTCCGCTGGGCTCAAAAGCCCAGCTGAATCACCCATTAGTGAACCAGTACAGTCTGACTCTGGGTCTGGACCTGGGCCAACATGACACCAAGTCTCTCATCAAGTGTGTGGAGACCTTGTCTTTCATTGTCCGGGACGCAGCCCACGTCACGCCAGACAACTTTGAGCTGTGTGTGCGAGCCATCCGGGTGTTTGTGGAGGCCAGCCTGAACGGAG gCTACCGCAACCACGACAAGAAGAAGAGCCACAAGTACGACTCGTCCAAGTCCCGCATGAGGAAAAAGGCTGGAGGGAAAGAGAAGGAGGGCGCAGGAGGCACTCGGCGAGGGAGCAGTCGAGCCTCCAGTCAGCGCTTGTCACGCTCCCATAGTGACGAAGAAGAGGACGAGGGTGTCCCGGCCAGCTACCACACTGTGTCTTTACAG ctgctggacctgATGCACACGCTCCACACCCGAGCTGCCAGCATCTACAGCTCATGGGCAGAGGAACAGCGCCACCTAGACACTGCAGGGAAGAGGATTGAGGCGGACTCACAGACTCTGTGGACCAGCTGTTGGTGTCCACTGCTGCAAG GCATCGCGTGGCTGTGCTGTGATGCCCGGCGTCAGGTCCGCATGCAGGCCCTCACCTACCTCCAGAGGGCGCTGCTGGTCCACGACCTGCAGACCCTCGACGCCACAGAGTGGGAGTCCTGCTTCAACAAG GTGCTGTTCCCCTTGCTGACCAAgctcctggacaacatcagccCTGCAGATGTTGGTGGCATGGAGGAGACCAGGATGAGAGCCTGTACACTCCTGTCCAAG GTTTTCCTCCAACACCTGTCCCCCTTGCTGTCCCTGCCCACCTTCGCCGCTCTGTGGCTCACCATCCTGGACTTCATGGACAAGTACATGCATGCTGGATCCAGCGACCTGCTG CTGGAGGCCATCCCAGAGTCCCTGAAGAACATGCTGCTGGTGATGGACACGGCCGGCATCTTCCACAGCGCCGACTCCAGGACGGGCTACTCGGACCTGTGGGAGATCACCTGGGAGCGAATCGTCTGCTTCCTGCCAAACCTCAGGGAGGAGCTGTTCAAGCAGACGGTGATAGCAG ATCCTGTGCCTAGCCCTCCAGCAGAGCCCGTGCAGCCCACGCCTCCAGGAGCTCACCCTGCCTCCCCTCAGGGGTCTTCAGTTCCAGCCCAACAGACCCCCGCGTCACCGCCCGCAGCCGCACCTCCAGCAGAACCGCGGACACCCAGCAGACCTGCGTCACCTCAGGAGACTCCAGCATCCAGTGCCAACG gagcagggCGCTCGTCCCCGGTGCCAGTGACGGCCCCTTCCATCCAGGCTCCCTCCCCTCTGAGCCAGTCTCCCCTCCTCATCCAGCCCCTGGCCTCACCCCTGCAGATGGGGGTCCCGCCCATGTCCCTGCCAATCATCCTGAACCCCGCCCTCATCGAGGCCACCTCCCCTGTCCCGCTGCTGCCCGGCCCACGGCCCACTAGCCCCTCCAACGAGGTGAAGTAG